A genome region from Bombilactobacillus bombi includes the following:
- a CDS encoding phosphoglycerate mutase family protein produces the protein MFSGEAWYMILFPYGIRSYEEASKKVGLDKIKDFTKKSDPFHNAENSKEFWQRIDNGFNKLDNLVNNGDKILLVSHGGTIESIASKYGNSLYTNRADNLSLTKIKRKKKKINVTNYNINLTNDEPYYDN, from the coding sequence ATGTTTTCTGGTGAAGCTTGGTATATGATATTATTTCCTTATGGAATTAGATCATATGAAGAAGCCTCAAAAAAAGTTGGTTTAGATAAGATAAAAGATTTTACTAAGAAATCAGATCCATTTCATAATGCAGAAAATTCGAAAGAATTTTGGCAAAGGATTGATAATGGATTTAATAAACTAGATAATCTAGTTAATAATGGAGATAAGATATTATTAGTAAGTCATGGTGGAACAATTGAGTCTATAGCTAGTAAATATGGAAATAGTTTGTATACTAATCGGGCTGATAATTTAAGTCTTACTAAGATAAAAAGAAAAAAGAAAAAAATTAATGTTACTAACTATAATATAAATTTAACTAATGATGAACCTTATTATGATAATTGA
- a CDS encoding phosphoglycerate mutase family protein, with protein sequence MEYTIYMIRHGRTWFNNYKKIQGWSDTPLTTQGIISAKQASQKLKNVTFNKVFSSDSRRAISTCKLIIQSNINNKI encoded by the coding sequence ATGGAATATACAATTTATATGATTAGACATGGACGTACTTGGTTTAATAATTATAAAAAAATACAAGGATGGTCTGACACCCCCTTAACTACTCAAGGTATAATATCTGCTAAGCAGGCATCTCAAAAATTAAAAAATGTAACTTTTAATAAAGTGTTTTCTTCTGATAGTAGACGAGCTATATCTACATGCAAATTAATAATACAATCTAATATAAATAATAAAATTTAA
- a CDS encoding VOC family protein, translating to MNKLNGLQHIGIPTNILNETKIFYQTLGFQIIDEEDNNGSCVAFLELNGLILEIWESLETNNHAGAINHIALDTSDIESVFEWIKSLGLQLIDKNIKSLPFWDNGIRYFNFYGPNKEIIEICQKL from the coding sequence ATGAATAAATTAAATGGTTTACAACATATTGGTATTCCAACTAATATTCTGAATGAAACAAAGATTTTTTATCAAACTTTAGGATTTCAAATAATAGATGAAGAAGATAATAATGGGAGTTGCGTTGCTTTTTTGGAATTAAATGGTTTGATTTTAGAAATTTGGGAATCTTTGGAAACTAATAATCATGCTGGAGCAATTAACCATATTGCATTAGATACAAGCGATATTGAATCAGTGTTTGAATGGATTAAATCACTCGGTCTTCAACTAATTGATAAAAATATAAAATCATTACCATTTTGGGATAATGGAATAAGGTATTTTAATTTTTATGGGCCAAATAAAGAGATTATCGAAATTTGTCAAAAATTATGA
- a CDS encoding glycoside hydrolase family 32 protein, with product MMQKVYYQPKGYWFGDCMPFYYQGTYYLFHQRDTRQPRPLTDPFGWSLVTTKDFVDFHDYGEVINHGNDSDADQFIYAGSVIDAGDKAIALYTGHNRPAKLAKKTSEILMQATSHDLIHWEKQGNATELIPQKGYDNNDWRDPTVVFDEKNKKYILILGARLPSNKKKPTGRLVYFESSDLKKWNFKGDFWNPKEFNMVEMPQIIKIGKTWYLIFSEYSKDKITKYRMSNDLFGEWYSPLDEAFDGKAYYAARTVGNYNTGCYLTGWVATKENNSDLGNYDWGGALVPHQIIQRSDLTLGVDLPKTITNNFKSKKFISDVNITNKSAKKEKIILSNIPNYFLLETDVVIDSNTKEVSIRLFENEDTEDCYEYTISLFKNQLKFDKSPNYPWPQLFDKGLQRPLKLVSNKKYHLKLIVDDNIAILYIDGVALSTRMYSKPGNSLSVAVTEGAVKFTNLQYHTDYMSGF from the coding sequence ATGATGCAAAAAGTTTATTATCAACCAAAAGGATATTGGTTTGGAGATTGCATGCCGTTTTATTATCAAGGAACTTATTACTTATTTCACCAAAGAGATACACGCCAACCCCGCCCATTAACAGATCCTTTTGGGTGGTCCTTAGTAACAACCAAAGATTTTGTTGATTTTCATGATTATGGTGAAGTAATTAATCATGGTAATGATAGTGATGCGGATCAATTTATTTATGCTGGTAGTGTCATTGATGCGGGCGATAAAGCAATTGCCTTGTATACAGGTCATAATAGGCCAGCAAAATTAGCTAAGAAAACTTCTGAAATTTTAATGCAAGCAACAAGTCATGACTTGATTCATTGGGAAAAGCAGGGGAATGCTACAGAATTAATTCCTCAAAAAGGATATGACAATAACGATTGGCGTGATCCAACAGTAGTTTTTGATGAAAAAAATAAAAAATATATTTTGATTTTGGGAGCTCGTTTGCCATCAAACAAGAAAAAACCTACAGGAAGATTGGTTTATTTTGAATCATCAGATTTAAAAAAATGGAACTTTAAAGGTGACTTTTGGAATCCAAAAGAATTTAATATGGTAGAAATGCCACAAATTATTAAAATAGGAAAGACATGGTATTTGATTTTTTCAGAATATTCTAAAGATAAGATTACAAAATATCGGATGAGTAATGATTTATTTGGCGAGTGGTATTCTCCTTTAGATGAGGCCTTTGATGGTAAGGCATATTATGCTGCTCGTACAGTCGGAAACTATAATACTGGTTGTTATCTGACAGGATGGGTTGCAACTAAGGAAAATAATAGTGATCTCGGTAATTATGACTGGGGTGGTGCATTGGTACCTCACCAAATTATTCAACGTTCTGATTTAACTTTAGGTGTTGATTTACCAAAAACGATTACTAATAATTTTAAATCTAAAAAATTTATTAGTGATGTGAACATAACTAACAAAAGTGCAAAAAAAGAGAAGATAATTTTATCGAATATTCCGAATTATTTTTTGCTAGAAACAGATGTAGTAATTGATAGTAATACAAAAGAAGTTTCAATAAGACTATTTGAAAATGAAGATACAGAAGATTGCTATGAATACACTATTTCTTTATTTAAAAATCAACTAAAATTTGATAAAAGTCCTAATTATCCATGGCCTCAGTTATTTGATAAAGGCTTACAAAGGCCATTAAAATTAGTATCCAATAAAAAGTACCATTTAAAATTAATTGTTGATGATAATATTGCTATTTTATATATTGATGGAGTAGCTTTAAGTACTCGTATGTATAGTAAACCAGGTAATTCCTTAAGTGTAGCCGTTACAGAAGGTGCTGTTAAATTTACAAACTTACAATATCATACAGATTATATGTCTGGTTTTTAG
- a CDS encoding PTS sugar transporter subunit IIA yields MFELIIATHGNLANELSQTANIFMKSCSDIYTITLDNEGINAFSHKIDQLIKPILNKDTLVLTDLFGGTPFNEFAKKSFKWTGYFELMGGINLPILIEVLNLREQNLPLEDVIKHIKNMNSIKYFSDLNLQSISEEDE; encoded by the coding sequence ATGTTTGAATTAATTATAGCAACTCATGGTAATTTAGCTAATGAATTATCTCAAACTGCTAATATTTTTATGAAATCATGCAGTGATATATATACGATAACATTAGACAATGAAGGAATTAATGCATTTTCTCATAAAATCGATCAATTAATAAAACCAATTTTGAATAAAGATACTCTAGTACTCACTGACTTGTTTGGTGGAACTCCATTCAATGAATTTGCCAAAAAAAGCTTTAAATGGACTGGATATTTTGAGTTAATGGGAGGAATAAATCTTCCTATTTTAATTGAAGTGTTAAATTTACGAGAACAAAATCTACCTTTAGAAGATGTTATTAAACATATTAAAAATATGAATTCCATTAAATATTTTAGTGATTTGAATTTGCAAAGTATTAGTGAGGAAGATGAATGA
- a CDS encoding PTS system mannose/fructose/N-acetylgalactosamine-transporter subunit IIB, translating into MIKEMKGIIHIRIDDRMIHGQVATQWTNQLNASRIMVINDEVANDITRKSIVRLAAPPNVHTSIITKEKALNNILNGKYEGQRVLVVAVSPIDIKYLLDNGLPIKTVNVGNLSRRSGTKRIRPTININEQERQAFQDLIDAGVEVTVIQTPKDSLEYMKDFL; encoded by the coding sequence ATGATTAAAGAAATGAAAGGTATAATTCATATTAGAATTGATGATCGAATGATTCATGGTCAAGTAGCTACTCAATGGACTAATCAATTAAATGCTTCAAGAATTATGGTAATAAATGATGAAGTTGCAAATGATATAACTAGAAAAAGCATAGTTCGTTTAGCAGCTCCACCCAATGTTCACACATCAATTATTACTAAAGAGAAGGCTCTAAATAATATCTTAAATGGAAAATACGAAGGACAAAGAGTTTTAGTTGTTGCAGTTTCTCCGATTGATATTAAATATTTATTAGATAATGGTTTGCCTATTAAAACAGTAAATGTAGGTAATTTATCTAGACGCTCTGGTACAAAAAGAATTCGGCCAACGATTAATATAAATGAACAAGAACGACAAGCTTTTCAAGACCTAATTGATGCTGGTGTTGAAGTAACAGTAATACAAACGCCAAAAGATTCTTTAGAATATATGAAAGATTTTCTTTAA